The sequence TTTTCTACGCACCCGCCCATCCGTACACGCGCGCCCTGCTGGACGCCGTGCCGCGCCTCGACGCAGCGCGCTCGCGGCGCTTGGCCGCCATCGACGGCGAGCCGCCGGACACGCTGACGCCCTTGCCCGGCTGCGCCTTCGCCCCGCGTTGCAAATACTGTATGAGCGTCTGCCTGCGCCGTCCGCCGCCGCTTTTCGAGATCGAAACGGATCACATGGCCGAATGCTGGCGCCTTCACGATTTGGCGCCGCGGGAAGAAATGCGCTGAAGTCGAGGATCGCCGCGCCCGTGCAAATGCCGTTCGTTCTCTTTTCAACTTTTGCCCTGTCCGTCATAAACGCACAATCGTCACTTTGCTTAAGAGAGTTTTTTCGACTTTTATATGCTGGTATTTTAATGCTGAAAATTTATAATAAACATACGATATTTTTATGATAAGGATGGAGGTCTCAGGTTATGAAAAAATTTATTCTTTCCGCTGTTCTGGCGCTGCTCTGCGCCGGGAGTTCTTTCGCCGCCGATATTCCGGTGCTGCGCTGCAGTTATGGCATCACCACGCACCAGCAAGCCTTCATGGTCGCGATGTCGATGGGCGAGGATCTGAAAGATCTGGGAGTCTGGCTTACTCCCGTCGTTCCCAAGGAGAAATACGATCTGATGGTCAACGGCGAAAAGGTCGCCCGCTTGAACGTCATCGTCACCAAGAGCGGCTCCGAGGCGACCTCGCTGTTCGCTCAGGATCACCTTGACCTGACGGTCAATTCCTTCCCCGCCATGCTCTCCGGCATCGATCGCGGCACGAAGATCAAAGTTCTCGGCCCGCTCCAGGCCGACGGCATCGCCATGGTCTCCCGCAACGACATCGACGTCAAAGGATGGGACGGTTTCTCCGCATACGTCACGGCGGCCAAACGCCCCGTCACGGTCGGTTACCACTCTCCGACCAGTGCTCCCAAGATCGTTTTCGAAGGCGCGATGGACGCCAGCGGTTTCCGCATTACCGGCGACGCCAACGCCACGAAAACGGACGCCGACATCCTGATGGTCGACCTTAAAAGCATCTCCAACGCTATTCCCGCGCTTGTGGCGGGTCAGGTCGAATTCTGCGTGCTGCCCGCCCCTACCCCCGAAGTCGTGGAATCCAAGAAGCAGGGGCATATCGTCCTTCAGCTTGGCGATCTGCCGCCCGAAGGGCAGTGGACCAGCTTCCCCTGCTGCTGCATTGCCGGCACCGAAAAGATCATCGCCGAGCAGCCTCGAGCCGTCAAAGCGTACGTTGATCTGATCACGGCTGTTTCCAAGTGGTGCATGGAACACAAACACGACGCGGCCGTCGCGACTTCCAATTGGCTGGGGGTTCCCGTCGAGATCATTGAAGGCGCGCATATGCGCTTTTTCACCGACGTCACGCCCAAATGGCTGCACAACGCCAGTGAATATCCCGACGTGCTTAACCGTCTCGGCCAGCTTACGGGCAGACTGAAAGACAAGAAATTGTCCGACGTTATGGACGTCGTCTTTGATTTCAGTTTCGTCAGCGTCTCTCAATAAGACAGCCTGCAAACATCGACCGCCGGAAAAGAAACCGGCGGCCGATGTTTGCAGGGAAGATTCGGGCATGCTCTCGTTTTCGATGAAGGAGCATTTTATCCCTCATAAATACTGCATGTTTCTTGACTTAAAGTACAGAGAATATGTTATGAATCATGACATTTTTTTGTTGTTGGCGCTGGGATTCTTGTTATAAAGGAGGGTGT is a genomic window of Pyramidobacter piscolens W5455 containing:
- a CDS encoding ABC transporter substrate-binding protein, which gives rise to MKKFILSAVLALLCAGSSFAADIPVLRCSYGITTHQQAFMVAMSMGEDLKDLGVWLTPVVPKEKYDLMVNGEKVARLNVIVTKSGSEATSLFAQDHLDLTVNSFPAMLSGIDRGTKIKVLGPLQADGIAMVSRNDIDVKGWDGFSAYVTAAKRPVTVGYHSPTSAPKIVFEGAMDASGFRITGDANATKTDADILMVDLKSISNAIPALVAGQVEFCVLPAPTPEVVESKKQGHIVLQLGDLPPEGQWTSFPCCCIAGTEKIIAEQPRAVKAYVDLITAVSKWCMEHKHDAAVATSNWLGVPVEIIEGAHMRFFTDVTPKWLHNASEYPDVLNRLGQLTGRLKDKKLSDVMDVVFDFSFVSVSQ